One window of the Klebsiella sp. WP3-W18-ESBL-02 genome contains the following:
- a CDS encoding DUF1202 family protein yields the protein MKLAWKCGTLLLCSFSLSVIADSNTPTDDVIKQQFAKQSGGMMHLERISLRQLDATGNQATYTLEGDMASDDNLYTPVGMAGDYLFYEKTWTKGRPVKFSAMMTAVGTPASGWTTTFFSMQMAAKNAGRPFSEREDLSKLLVVNDSGFMAQFARLDAQFADSRTTIEKQKKQYDVLKTQVVELDEQMASSWGTDANGKPLDRSAVQQAMNAEIYAVDRRNDMAKFSNQYYINVYEPALVACQKKAVCDAEPIRAARDKALEEQKQEYYRQHKAIGDKINARMAAMEEKVEPLRKKREALRGQMVVLESSNDELQYEATRWQEGVERMREKGVIP from the coding sequence ATGAAGCTCGCCTGGAAATGCGGGACGCTCCTGCTGTGTAGTTTTTCCCTGTCGGTTATCGCCGACAGCAATACCCCCACCGACGACGTTATCAAACAGCAGTTCGCGAAACAGTCTGGCGGCATGATGCATCTTGAGCGCATCAGCCTGCGCCAGCTGGATGCGACAGGAAACCAGGCGACGTACACCCTCGAAGGCGATATGGCTTCTGACGATAATCTCTACACGCCGGTTGGCATGGCCGGGGATTATCTTTTCTATGAAAAAACCTGGACTAAAGGGCGTCCGGTCAAATTTTCGGCGATGATGACCGCCGTGGGAACCCCGGCTTCCGGCTGGACGACGACCTTCTTTTCGATGCAGATGGCCGCCAAAAATGCGGGAAGACCGTTCAGTGAAAGAGAGGATTTAAGCAAATTGCTGGTGGTGAACGATAGCGGCTTTATGGCGCAGTTCGCCAGGCTTGACGCCCAGTTTGCCGACAGCCGCACAACGATAGAAAAGCAGAAAAAACAGTATGATGTATTGAAAACACAGGTGGTCGAGTTAGATGAACAGATGGCAAGCTCGTGGGGAACGGACGCCAACGGCAAGCCGCTGGACCGCAGCGCGGTACAGCAGGCGATGAACGCCGAAATCTACGCCGTTGACCGCCGAAACGATATGGCGAAGTTTAGTAATCAATACTATATCAACGTGTATGAGCCCGCGCTGGTGGCCTGCCAGAAGAAAGCGGTGTGTGATGCAGAGCCCATTCGTGCCGCCCGCGATAAGGCGCTGGAGGAACAGAAGCAGGAATATTATCGCCAGCATAAGGCGATCGGCGACAAGATCAATGCGCGCATGGCCGCGATGGAGGAAAAGGTTGAGCCGCTGCGTAAGAAACGTGAAGCGCTGCGTGGGCAAATGGTGGTGCTGGAGTCGAGTAATGACGAATTGCAATATGAGGCAACGCGCTGGCAGGAAGGGGTCGAGAGAATGCGTGAGAAGGGGGTGATTCCATAA
- the citF gene encoding citrate lyase subunit alpha: MNQTELLHLHFPHLRALKPFDSAHSTTPWLNSPQEKRTRKLCASIEDAVARSGLKDGMTISFHHAFREGDRVINHVVALLAKMGFKNLTLASSSLMTCNDALIEHIESGVITRIYTSGMRGKLADAISHGLMDEPVQIHSHGGRVKLLQDGELKIDVAFLGVPCSDEFGNANGTHGKSCCGSLGYAMVDAQFARHVVLLTEALVPFPNMPASIVQDQVDFIVPVDSVGDPAKISVGAARVTSNPRELMIARYAADVIEHSGYFTPGFSMQTGSGAAATACTRFMEEKMERSGVKARFALGGITGSLVDLHEKGLIEKLLDTQCFDGQAAASLARNPNHVEISTNVYANPGSKAACCDRLDVVILSALEIDVDFNVNVITGSDGVMRGASGGHCDVAAAANLTIVVAPLLRSRIPTVVKRVTTRLTPGESIDVLVTDHGIAVNPARPEIRERLIAAGLKVVEIEALYARAISLTGQPKPIEFTDKIVGVIRYRDGSVIDTVRQVKE, encoded by the coding sequence ATGAATCAGACAGAACTTCTCCACCTTCATTTCCCCCACCTGCGGGCGCTAAAACCCTTTGATTCGGCCCACAGCACAACGCCGTGGCTGAACTCTCCGCAGGAGAAACGCACCCGAAAACTGTGCGCCTCGATTGAAGACGCGGTGGCGCGCAGCGGCTTAAAAGATGGCATGACCATTTCGTTCCACCACGCATTCCGCGAAGGCGATCGGGTCATTAATCACGTGGTCGCGCTGCTGGCGAAGATGGGCTTCAAGAACCTGACGCTGGCTTCAAGCTCGCTGATGACCTGCAACGATGCGCTGATCGAGCATATTGAAAGCGGCGTGATTACGCGTATTTATACCTCCGGTATGCGAGGTAAGCTGGCGGACGCTATCTCTCACGGTTTGATGGATGAACCGGTACAAATCCACTCCCACGGCGGGCGCGTGAAGCTGCTGCAGGACGGCGAGCTGAAAATCGACGTGGCGTTTCTCGGCGTGCCGTGCAGCGATGAGTTTGGTAATGCTAACGGCACCCACGGTAAGTCATGCTGCGGTTCGCTGGGGTACGCCATGGTTGATGCGCAATTTGCTCGCCACGTGGTGCTGCTGACCGAAGCGCTGGTGCCGTTCCCGAATATGCCCGCCAGCATTGTGCAGGACCAGGTTGACTTCATTGTGCCGGTGGACAGTGTGGGTGACCCGGCGAAAATCAGCGTCGGGGCGGCGCGCGTGACCAGCAACCCGCGTGAACTGATGATTGCCCGCTATGCAGCGGATGTGATTGAACACTCAGGCTACTTTACGCCGGGCTTCTCGATGCAGACCGGTTCCGGCGCGGCCGCCACCGCCTGCACGCGCTTTATGGAAGAGAAGATGGAGCGCAGCGGCGTGAAGGCGCGCTTTGCGCTGGGCGGCATTACCGGCAGCCTGGTCGACCTGCATGAAAAAGGGCTGATTGAAAAGCTGCTCGATACCCAGTGTTTTGACGGGCAGGCGGCGGCGTCGCTGGCGCGTAACCCCAATCACGTAGAGATTTCCACCAACGTCTACGCCAATCCGGGCAGTAAGGCTGCCTGCTGCGATCGGCTTGATGTGGTCATCCTCAGCGCGCTGGAGATTGACGTTGATTTTAACGTCAACGTGATTACCGGTTCCGACGGCGTGATGCGCGGCGCATCGGGCGGCCACTGCGACGTGGCGGCAGCGGCTAACCTGACTATCGTCGTGGCACCGCTTCTGCGCAGCCGTATTCCGACGGTCGTCAAGCGGGTGACAACCCGATTGACCCCGGGGGAAAGCATCGATGTGCTGGTGACCGACCACGGTATTGCGGTAAACCCGGCGCGTCCGGAAATTCGCGAACGGCTTATCGCCGCAGGGCTGAAAGTGGTTGAGATTGAGGCGCTATATGCGCGGGCTATCTCGCTGACCGGCCAGCCGAAACCGATTGAGTTCACAGATAAAATTGTCGGTGTGATTCGCTATCGCGACGGTAGCGTGATTGATACCGTGCGTCAGGTTAAGGAGTAG
- the citG gene encoding triphosphoribosyl-dephospho-CoA synthase CitG, with amino-acid sequence MAGLFAINTRNVDVPALAEEALWQELDLTPKPGLVDKYNNGAHRDMDHALFVRSIAAITPWFTRFAELGDKHAHRPAGEQLRMIRPMGIACEQAMYAATGGVNTHKGGIFALGLLCFAAGRLGEVNPQRLCREVSDICRGLVERELASRSSLATAGERQFHQFGLTGARGEAESGFATVRKALSGWNRRHLHALLLRLMAVNPDSNLVSRGGMNGLRYVQDYAHDLLENGWDEGALIAMDNALITRNLSPGGSADLLSVGWVLSKVSA; translated from the coding sequence ATGGCTGGTTTATTCGCGATTAATACCCGCAACGTCGATGTGCCGGCGCTGGCCGAAGAGGCGCTGTGGCAGGAACTGGATCTGACGCCGAAGCCAGGGCTGGTGGATAAATACAACAACGGCGCGCACCGGGACATGGACCATGCGCTGTTTGTTCGCAGCATTGCGGCCATTACGCCGTGGTTCACCCGGTTTGCCGAACTGGGCGATAAACATGCGCATCGCCCTGCTGGCGAACAGCTGCGAATGATTCGCCCGATGGGTATCGCTTGCGAACAGGCGATGTATGCAGCAACCGGTGGCGTGAATACGCATAAAGGCGGTATTTTCGCGCTGGGGCTGCTTTGCTTTGCCGCGGGCCGGTTGGGTGAGGTAAACCCGCAGCGGCTGTGCCGTGAAGTGAGCGATATCTGCCGCGGTCTGGTTGAACGGGAGCTGGCTTCCCGCTCATCGCTGGCGACCGCGGGCGAGCGCCAGTTTCATCAGTTTGGCCTGACCGGGGCGCGGGGGGAAGCAGAGAGCGGATTCGCCACGGTTCGCAAGGCGCTTTCAGGCTGGAATCGTCGCCATCTGCACGCGCTGCTGCTGCGTTTAATGGCGGTGAACCCGGACAGTAATCTGGTCTCGCGCGGCGGAATGAACGGTCTGCGCTACGTACAGGATTACGCCCACGATTTACTGGAAAACGGTTGGGATGAAGGCGCGCTGATAGCAATGGATAACGCGCTGATTACGCGGAATTTAAGCCCCGGCGGCAGCGCAGATTTGCTGTCAGTAGGATGGGTGCTATCGAAGGTGTCGGCCTGA
- a CDS encoding DUF2884 domain-containing protein, which translates to MMRKTLLTAVLTFTATAAHADYQCSVTPRDDVVLNPQTVQVKGENGNLIITPNGDVTYNGKAYTLTAAQREQAKDYQTELRSALPWIDEGARNRVEKGRVALDKIIAKEVGEDSNMRGRLTKLDAQLKTQMNRIIERRSDGLTFHYKAIDQVRADGQQLVNQAMGGILQDSINEMGAKAVLKGGGNPLQGVLGSLGGLQTAIQNEWKNQEADFQAFGKDVCSRVVSLEDSRKALVGTLK; encoded by the coding sequence ATGATGCGCAAAACGCTGCTGACGGCAGTTCTTACGTTCACGGCGACCGCCGCCCACGCTGACTACCAGTGCAGCGTCACCCCGCGTGATGACGTGGTGCTCAACCCGCAAACCGTGCAGGTGAAAGGGGAAAACGGCAATCTTATTATTACCCCCAACGGCGACGTCACCTACAACGGCAAGGCGTACACGCTCACCGCGGCCCAGCGCGAGCAGGCCAAAGATTATCAAACGGAACTGCGTAGCGCGCTGCCGTGGATTGACGAAGGCGCGCGTAACCGGGTTGAAAAAGGCCGCGTGGCGCTGGACAAAATTATCGCCAAAGAAGTCGGCGAGGACAGCAATATGCGCGGTCGTCTGACCAAACTCGACGCGCAGCTGAAAACGCAGATGAACCGCATTATTGAGCGCCGCAGTGACGGCCTGACCTTCCACTATAAAGCGATTGACCAGGTGCGTGCCGACGGCCAGCAGTTGGTGAATCAGGCGATGGGCGGCATCCTGCAGGACAGCATCAACGAGATGGGCGCCAAAGCCGTACTGAAAGGCGGCGGTAACCCGCTGCAGGGCGTGCTGGGCAGCCTGGGCGGCCTGCAAACTGCGATTCAGAACGAGTGGAAAAACCAAGAAGCGGATTTCCAGGCGTTCGGTAAAGACGTGTGCAGCCGCGTGGTGTCGCTGGAAGACAGCCGCAAGGCGCTGGTGGGCACCCTCAAGTAA
- a CDS encoding YggL family protein — translation MAKNRSRRLRKKMHIDEFQEIGFSVAWRFPEGTSEEQIDQTVDQFIDEVIEPNKLAFDGSGYLAWEGLICTQEVGKCTEEHQALVRKWLEDRKFEEVRTSELFDVWWD, via the coding sequence ATGGCAAAGAATCGTAGCCGTCGTTTGCGTAAAAAAATGCATATCGATGAATTTCAGGAAATCGGCTTCTCCGTCGCGTGGCGTTTCCCGGAAGGCACCAGCGAAGAACAGATCGATCAAACCGTCGACCAGTTTATCGATGAAGTGATCGAGCCGAACAAGCTGGCGTTTGACGGCAGCGGCTATCTGGCCTGGGAAGGTCTGATTTGCACCCAGGAAGTGGGCAAGTGTACTGAAGAACATCAGGCGCTGGTTCGTAAGTGGCTGGAAGACCGTAAGTTTGAAGAGGTGCGCACCAGCGAACTTTTTGACGTTTGGTGGGACTAA
- the mutY gene encoding A/G-specific adenine glycosylase, whose translation MQASQFSAQVLDWYDKYGRKTLPWQIEKTPYKVWLSEVMLQQTQVATVIPYFERFMSRFPTVTDLANAPLDDVLHLWTGLGYYARARNLHKAAQQVATRHHGRFPETFDEVAALPGVGRSTAGAILSLSLGKHFAILDGNVKRVLARCYAVGGWPGKKDVEKRLWDISEQVTPAEGVSRFNQAMMDLGAMVCTRSKPKCSLCPLEKGCIATANGSWAQYPGKKPKQTIPERTGYFLMMQHERDVFLQQRPPSGLWGGLYCFPQFADETALREWLAERHIPAENLTQLTAFRHTFSHFHLDIVPMWLSVSSFASCMDEGSALWYNLAQPPVVGLAAPVERLLQQLRADSLV comes from the coding sequence ATGCAAGCGTCTCAATTTTCAGCCCAGGTGCTGGACTGGTACGACAAATACGGGCGTAAAACCCTGCCCTGGCAAATCGAAAAAACGCCTTACAAAGTATGGCTGTCAGAGGTGATGTTGCAACAGACGCAGGTTGCCACCGTTATCCCCTATTTCGAACGCTTTATGTCGCGCTTCCCGACGGTCACCGATCTCGCGAATGCCCCCCTCGACGACGTGCTACACCTGTGGACGGGGCTCGGTTACTATGCGCGCGCGCGCAATCTACACAAAGCGGCCCAGCAGGTGGCGACGCGGCACCACGGCCGTTTTCCGGAAACCTTCGATGAAGTCGCGGCGCTGCCCGGCGTAGGGCGCTCAACCGCAGGCGCGATACTGTCGCTGTCGCTGGGCAAACATTTCGCGATTCTCGATGGCAACGTTAAGCGCGTGCTGGCCCGTTGCTATGCCGTCGGCGGCTGGCCGGGTAAAAAAGACGTTGAGAAGCGGCTGTGGGACATCAGCGAGCAGGTTACGCCCGCCGAAGGCGTTTCGCGCTTTAACCAGGCCATGATGGATCTTGGTGCGATGGTCTGCACCCGCTCGAAGCCCAAATGTTCGCTTTGTCCGTTGGAAAAGGGCTGTATCGCCACCGCCAACGGCAGTTGGGCACAGTATCCCGGTAAAAAACCGAAGCAGACGATCCCCGAACGTACCGGCTATTTCCTGATGATGCAGCACGAGCGCGACGTGTTTCTTCAGCAGCGCCCGCCCAGCGGTCTGTGGGGCGGTCTATACTGTTTCCCGCAGTTTGCAGATGAAACGGCGCTGCGCGAGTGGCTGGCCGAGCGGCATATTCCGGCCGAAAACCTGACCCAGCTTACCGCCTTCCGCCATACTTTCAGCCATTTCCATCTGGACATTGTGCCTATGTGGCTTAGTGTGTCCTCATTCGCCTCATGCATGGATGAAGGCAGCGCTCTCTGGTATAACTTAGCCCAGCCGCCCGTCGTCGGGTTGGCCGCACCGGTTGAGCGCCTGTTGCAGCAGTTACGCGCCGATTCACTCGTCTAG
- the trmB gene encoding tRNA (guanosine(46)-N7)-methyltransferase TrmB has protein sequence MKNDVISPDFDENGRPLRRIRSFVRRQGRLTKGQEHALENYWPVMGVEFSEEPVDFAALFGREAPVTLEIGFGMGASLVTMAKARPHQNFLGIEVHSPGVGACLASAHEGGVDNLRVMCHDAVEVLHKMIPDNSLNMVQLFFPDPWHKARHNKRRIVQVPFAELVKTKLKLGGVFHMATDWEAYAEHMLEVMSSIGGYQNLSETKDYVPRPESRPVTKFEQRGHRLGHGVWDLMFERVK, from the coding sequence ATGAAGAACGACGTCATTTCACCGGATTTTGATGAAAACGGCCGCCCGCTGCGCCGCATTCGTAGTTTTGTGCGTCGCCAGGGGCGACTGACCAAAGGGCAGGAACACGCGCTGGAAAACTACTGGCCGGTGATGGGCGTTGAGTTCAGCGAAGAGCCTGTCGATTTCGCCGCGCTGTTCGGTCGCGAAGCGCCGGTGACGCTGGAAATTGGTTTTGGCATGGGGGCCTCGCTGGTGACGATGGCGAAAGCACGTCCGCACCAGAATTTCCTCGGTATTGAGGTACACTCACCTGGCGTTGGCGCCTGTCTGGCTTCGGCGCACGAAGGGGGCGTTGATAACCTGCGCGTCATGTGCCACGACGCGGTCGAAGTGCTGCACAAGATGATCCCGGACAACTCTCTGAACATGGTTCAGCTCTTTTTCCCTGACCCGTGGCACAAAGCGCGTCATAATAAACGCCGTATCGTGCAGGTACCGTTCGCTGAGCTGGTGAAGACGAAATTAAAGCTGGGCGGCGTTTTCCACATGGCGACCGACTGGGAAGCCTATGCTGAGCATATGCTGGAAGTGATGTCCTCCATTGGTGGATACCAGAACCTGTCTGAAACAAAAGATTACGTACCGCGCCCGGAATCGCGCCCGGTAACCAAATTTGAACAGCGTGGCCATCGTCTTGGCCACGGCGTATGGGACTTAATGTTCGAGAGGGTGAAATAA
- a CDS encoding nucleoside permease — protein sequence MNLKLQLKILSFLQFCLWGSWLTTLGSYMFVTLKFDGASIGAVYSSLGIAAVFMPTLLGIVADKWISAKWVYAFCHLVGAGTLFMAAQVTTPGEMFFVILLNSLAYMPTLGLINTISYYRLKTAGMDIVTDFPPIRIWGTIGFILAMWAVSFSGFELSHMQLYIGAALSVVLVLFTLTLPHIPVSNQQQKQSWSSMLGLDAFALFKNKRMAIFFIFSMMLGAELQITNMFGNTFLHSFDKDPLFASSFIVQHASVMMSISQISETLFILTIPFFLSRYGIKNVMLISIFAWMLRFGLFAYGDPTPFGTVLLVLSMIVYGCAFDFFNISGSVFVEKEVKPEIRASAQGMFLMMTNGFGCILGGMASGKVVEMYTVDGITDWQSVWLIFAAYSLVLAVAFVGLFKYKHERTPAGVQTVAH from the coding sequence ATGAATTTAAAGCTGCAGCTTAAGATACTGTCCTTCCTGCAGTTCTGCCTGTGGGGGAGTTGGCTGACCACACTCGGTTCCTACATGTTTGTGACGCTGAAATTTGACGGCGCGTCTATTGGCGCGGTGTACAGCTCGCTGGGTATTGCCGCCGTCTTTATGCCGACGCTGCTGGGCATCGTGGCAGATAAGTGGATTAGCGCCAAATGGGTCTACGCCTTCTGCCATCTGGTGGGCGCAGGCACGCTGTTTATGGCCGCCCAGGTCACCACGCCGGGAGAAATGTTCTTCGTTATCTTGCTCAACTCGCTGGCCTATATGCCGACGCTGGGTCTGATCAACACCATCTCCTACTATCGTCTCAAAACGGCAGGCATGGATATCGTGACCGACTTCCCGCCTATCCGTATCTGGGGCACCATCGGCTTTATTCTGGCGATGTGGGCGGTGAGCTTCTCCGGGTTCGAGCTGAGCCATATGCAGCTCTACATCGGCGCCGCGCTGTCAGTCGTCCTGGTGCTGTTTACCCTGACCCTGCCGCATATTCCGGTCTCTAACCAGCAGCAAAAGCAGAGCTGGAGCAGCATGCTGGGGCTGGACGCGTTTGCGCTGTTTAAAAACAAACGCATGGCGATCTTCTTTATTTTCTCCATGATGCTGGGCGCCGAGCTGCAGATCACCAACATGTTTGGCAACACCTTCCTGCACAGTTTCGATAAAGATCCGCTGTTTGCCAGCAGCTTTATCGTGCAGCACGCCTCGGTAATGATGTCGATTTCACAAATCTCCGAAACGCTGTTCATCCTCACCATTCCGTTCTTCTTAAGCCGCTACGGCATCAAGAACGTGATGCTGATTAGTATCTTCGCATGGATGCTGCGCTTTGGCCTGTTCGCCTACGGCGACCCAACGCCGTTCGGCACCGTGCTGCTGGTTCTGTCGATGATTGTTTACGGCTGCGCCTTCGACTTCTTTAACATCTCCGGCTCGGTATTTGTGGAAAAAGAAGTGAAGCCGGAAATCCGCGCCAGCGCGCAGGGGATGTTCCTGATGATGACCAACGGCTTTGGCTGCATTCTCGGCGGTATGGCCAGCGGCAAGGTTGTTGAGATGTACACCGTGGACGGCATTACCGACTGGCAGAGCGTGTGGCTGATTTTCGCCGCGTACTCTCTGGTTCTGGCGGTGGCATTTGTGGGGCTGTTTAAATACAAACATGAACGTACGCCAGCTGGCGTACAGACGGTTGCCCACTAA
- the citX gene encoding citrate lyase holo-[acyl-carrier protein] synthase, whose amino-acid sequence MTTATPVSPGVSLEALLAAKESRAARQADWLTHYGQPVISLTLVTPGAVKNNLRYRNTMGVALQMCDQMLWQNGWQVLDRQVLWLPTGPEALWCVGHQAPEIKAHCAALEQSHPLGRLWDLDVICPHAGHIGRLALGRHMRRCLICDEPAHVCSRSRQHPLEQVIGRVEALIDGWFIRD is encoded by the coding sequence ATGACGACGGCGACACCCGTTAGCCCGGGTGTCAGCCTCGAAGCGCTGTTGGCGGCAAAAGAGAGCCGCGCGGCGCGTCAGGCTGACTGGCTAACCCATTATGGACAACCGGTTATCTCGCTCACGCTGGTGACGCCGGGCGCGGTAAAAAATAATCTGCGCTATCGCAATACCATGGGGGTAGCGCTACAGATGTGCGATCAGATGCTGTGGCAAAACGGTTGGCAGGTTCTGGACAGGCAGGTGCTGTGGCTGCCTACCGGCCCGGAAGCCCTCTGGTGCGTGGGGCATCAGGCGCCGGAGATCAAAGCCCACTGCGCGGCGCTGGAACAGTCCCATCCGCTGGGAAGGCTCTGGGATCTGGACGTCATCTGTCCGCACGCCGGGCATATTGGCCGGCTGGCATTAGGCCGCCATATGCGCCGCTGTCTGATCTGCGATGAGCCAGCGCACGTCTGCTCTCGTTCGCGCCAGCATCCGCTTGAGCAGGTTATTGGCCGCGTGGAGGCGCTGATCGATGGCTGGTTTATTCGCGATTAA
- a CDS encoding oxidative damage protection protein, with the protein MSRTIFCTFLQRDAEGQDFQLYPGELGKRIYNEISKEAWKQWQQKQTMLINEKKLNMMNVEHRKLLEEEMVNFLFEGKDVHIEGYTPPEKQ; encoded by the coding sequence ATGAGCAGAACCATTTTTTGTACTTTCCTGCAGCGCGACGCCGAAGGACAGGATTTCCAGCTCTACCCTGGCGAGCTGGGAAAGCGCATCTATAACGAGATTTCGAAAGAGGCCTGGAAGCAGTGGCAGCAAAAGCAGACCATGCTCATCAATGAAAAGAAACTCAATATGATGAACGTGGAGCACCGTAAGCTTCTGGAAGAAGAAATGGTTAATTTCCTGTTTGAAGGCAAAGATGTGCACATTGAAGGCTACACGCCGCCAGAAAAACAGTAA
- the mltC gene encoding membrane-bound lytic murein transglycosylase MltC, whose translation MKKRIYALALIAPLLVSCSSNKKGDAYNEAWVKDTNGFDILMGQFAHNIENIWGFNEVLIAGPKDYVKYTDGYQTRSHINFDEGTITVETIAGTDPAARLRQAIITTLLMGDDPGSVDLYSDADDIQISKEPFLYGQVVDNTGEAIRWEWRAARFADYLLQTRMKKRSNGLHIIYSITINLVPNHLDKRAHKYLGMVRQASRKYGVDESLILAIMQTESSFNPYAVSRSDALGLMQVVQHTAGKDVFRSQGKSGTPSRSFLFDPASNIDTGTAYLAILSNIYLGGIDNPTSRRYAVITAYNGGAGSVLRVFSNDKVQAANIINSMTPGDVYQTLTSRHPSAESRRYLYKVNTAQKGYRRK comes from the coding sequence ATGAAAAAAAGAATTTATGCACTGGCGTTGATAGCACCGCTGCTGGTTTCCTGTTCCTCAAATAAAAAGGGCGATGCCTACAATGAGGCGTGGGTCAAAGACACCAACGGCTTTGATATCCTGATGGGGCAATTCGCCCATAACATTGAAAACATCTGGGGTTTTAACGAAGTCCTGATCGCCGGACCGAAAGACTACGTAAAATACACCGACGGCTACCAGACCCGTAGCCATATCAACTTCGATGAAGGCACCATCACCGTCGAGACCATTGCCGGTACAGATCCCGCCGCCCGCCTGCGTCAGGCGATTATCACCACGCTGCTGATGGGCGACGATCCCGGTTCGGTCGATCTCTACTCCGACGCCGACGATATTCAAATTTCTAAAGAGCCGTTCCTGTACGGCCAGGTGGTAGACAACACCGGCGAGGCCATTCGCTGGGAATGGCGCGCGGCGCGCTTTGCCGACTATCTGCTGCAAACGCGGATGAAAAAACGCAGTAACGGCCTGCATATCATCTACAGCATCACCATTAACCTTGTTCCAAACCACCTCGACAAACGTGCGCATAAATACCTCGGCATGGTACGCCAGGCTTCGCGTAAATACGGCGTCGACGAATCGCTTATTCTGGCGATTATGCAGACCGAATCATCCTTTAACCCCTACGCCGTCAGCCGCTCCGATGCGCTGGGGCTGATGCAGGTGGTGCAGCATACCGCCGGTAAAGACGTGTTCCGTTCACAGGGTAAATCCGGTACGCCAAGCCGCAGCTTCCTGTTCGACCCGGCCAGCAACATTGATACCGGGACCGCCTATCTGGCAATTCTCAGCAATATTTATCTCGGCGGCATCGACAACCCAACCTCGCGCCGTTATGCGGTCATCACCGCCTATAACGGCGGTGCGGGCAGCGTGCTGCGCGTGTTCTCCAACGATAAAGTGCAGGCGGCGAATATTATCAACAGCATGACGCCGGGCGACGTCTACCAGACGCTGACCAGCCGCCATCCGTCCGCCGAGTCGCGGCGCTATCTCTACAAAGTGAATACCGCGCAGAAAGGCTATCGTCGTAAGTAA